A DNA window from Pseudarthrobacter sp. W1I19 contains the following coding sequences:
- a CDS encoding zinc ribbon domain-containing protein has product MAKAAPAEQLKLLELQGLDARLKSLANRRRSLENDPRIKDLEAALSVANGELGAAKVAVHDAETELKRAEADVEQVATRIERDEARLNSGTGLSKDLVALQKDIASLNKRRSDLEDVELEVLERLDSLRAKQAAQQAIVDDIQGSFGGIRAELDAELAGVEAEAAGLRTRRAEFAAGLDAGMLAVYEKTLAKRGVGAARLFHGTSEASGMKLSPGDLAEIKAAAADDIVFCPDSGAILVRSEEWA; this is encoded by the coding sequence GTGGCGAAGGCAGCACCGGCAGAACAGTTGAAGTTGCTTGAGCTGCAGGGGCTGGACGCCAGGCTGAAGTCGCTTGCAAACCGCCGCCGCTCGCTCGAGAACGACCCCCGGATCAAGGACCTCGAAGCTGCCCTCTCCGTGGCCAACGGTGAGCTCGGCGCCGCCAAAGTTGCTGTGCACGACGCCGAAACCGAACTGAAGCGCGCCGAGGCGGATGTGGAGCAGGTTGCCACCCGCATCGAACGGGACGAGGCCCGGCTGAACAGCGGCACCGGCCTCTCCAAGGACCTCGTGGCACTGCAGAAGGACATCGCCTCCCTTAACAAGCGCCGCTCGGACCTTGAGGACGTGGAGCTCGAAGTCCTTGAGCGGCTTGACTCGCTGCGCGCCAAACAGGCGGCACAGCAGGCCATCGTGGACGACATCCAGGGATCCTTTGGCGGCATCCGGGCCGAACTGGATGCTGAGCTGGCCGGGGTGGAGGCCGAAGCTGCCGGCCTGCGCACCCGGCGGGCCGAATTCGCGGCCGGGCTTGATGCCGGAATGCTTGCTGTTTACGAAAAGACCCTGGCAAAGCGCGGGGTGGGCGCGGCGCGGCTCTTCCACGGCACCTCCGAGGCTTCAGGAATGAAGCTGAGCCCCGGCGACCTCGCAGAAATCAAGGCGGCGGCAGCCGACGACATCGTGTTCTGCCCTGACTCCGGCGCCATCCTGGTCCGCTCGGAGGAGTGGGCCTGA
- the gndA gene encoding NADP-dependent phosphogluconate dehydrogenase: protein MSAHIGVTGLAVMGANLARNLARNGFTVALHNRSLEKTDALLERYGSEGDFVRTETLQELVDSLEKPRRVLIMVKAGKPVDSVIEQLEPLLEAGDIIIDAGNSHYEDTRRREAALAKKDLHFVGVGVSGGEEGALNGPSIMPGGSKESYKALGPLLEKISAKVDGEPCCAWVGTDGAGHFVKMVHNGIEYADMQVIGEAFDLLRSGAGIEPAEQSKIFSEWNKGELSSFLIEISAEVLGHVDAKTGKPFVDVVVDAAGQKGTGRWTVISALELGSPVSGIAESVFARALSSQAGQRKLGQELLAGNEASVEIPETFVEDVRQALYASKLVSYAQGLDMLTSAAKEYGWDLKLDEIASLWRAGCIIRAELLKDITKAYAADEKPANLLFAPAFTKAIADALPAWRRVVATAVQLGIPVPVFSSSLAYYDGLRRKRVAAALIQGQRDLFGAHTYGRVDAEGTFHTLWGEDKSEIEAVDTH from the coding sequence ATGTCTGCACACATCGGTGTCACCGGCCTTGCGGTCATGGGTGCCAACCTGGCCCGCAACCTCGCGCGGAACGGCTTCACCGTCGCGCTGCACAACAGGTCTCTCGAGAAAACCGACGCCCTGCTCGAACGGTACGGCTCCGAGGGTGACTTCGTCCGGACGGAAACCCTGCAGGAGCTGGTGGACTCCCTGGAGAAGCCCCGCCGTGTGCTGATCATGGTCAAGGCCGGCAAGCCCGTTGACTCCGTCATCGAACAGCTGGAGCCGTTGCTGGAAGCCGGTGACATCATCATCGATGCCGGCAACTCCCACTACGAGGACACCCGCCGCCGCGAAGCCGCGCTGGCCAAGAAGGACCTGCACTTCGTGGGCGTCGGCGTATCCGGCGGCGAGGAAGGCGCCCTCAACGGCCCGTCCATCATGCCCGGCGGTTCCAAGGAGTCCTACAAGGCCCTCGGCCCGCTGTTGGAAAAGATCTCCGCCAAGGTGGACGGCGAACCGTGCTGTGCCTGGGTGGGAACCGACGGCGCCGGCCACTTCGTCAAGATGGTCCACAACGGCATTGAATACGCCGACATGCAGGTCATCGGCGAAGCCTTCGACCTGCTGCGTTCCGGTGCCGGTATCGAACCGGCCGAGCAGTCCAAGATCTTCTCCGAGTGGAACAAGGGCGAACTGTCCTCCTTCCTGATCGAAATCTCCGCCGAGGTCCTGGGCCACGTTGACGCCAAGACCGGCAAGCCGTTCGTGGACGTCGTGGTGGACGCCGCGGGCCAGAAGGGAACCGGCCGCTGGACGGTCATCTCCGCACTTGAACTGGGCTCCCCGGTCTCCGGCATCGCCGAATCCGTGTTCGCCCGCGCCCTGTCCTCCCAGGCGGGCCAGCGCAAGCTCGGCCAGGAACTGCTGGCCGGCAACGAAGCATCCGTTGAAATCCCGGAGACCTTCGTTGAGGACGTCCGGCAGGCACTCTACGCCTCCAAGCTGGTCTCCTACGCCCAGGGCCTGGACATGCTCACCTCAGCCGCCAAGGAATACGGCTGGGACCTGAAGCTGGACGAGATCGCCTCCCTGTGGCGCGCCGGCTGCATCATCCGCGCCGAACTGCTCAAGGACATCACCAAGGCCTACGCTGCCGACGAGAAGCCCGCGAACCTGCTCTTTGCCCCGGCCTTCACCAAGGCCATCGCCGACGCACTGCCCGCCTGGCGCCGTGTTGTTGCCACCGCCGTCCAGCTGGGTATTCCGGTTCCGGTGTTCTCCTCCTCGCTGGCCTACTACGACGGCCTGCGACGCAAGCGCGTTGCTGCCGCCCTGATCCAGGGCCAGCGCGACCTGTTCGGCGCCCACACCTACGGCCGCGTCGACGCCGAAGGCACGTTCCACACCCTTTGGGGCGAGGACAAGTCCGAGATCGAAGCAGTGGACACGCACTAG
- a CDS encoding glyceraldehyde-3-phosphate dehydrogenase produces the protein MSQTSDSCLDTWMGREALAEAMIPVIGRLYRENNVVTSIHGRSLINKSTMNILKAHRFARRMSKDELLLEETAPLLNTLAGLELGAAAIDIARLNQKFKEEGGDATLEEFLREELAEIVGKHGGDDRTSTDVVLYGFGRIGRLLARLLIEKAGGGHGLRLRAIVVRRGSDNDLSKRASLLRRDSVHGSFEGTIRVDEAANTITANGVQVQVIYSDNPATIDYTAYGINNALVVDNTGRWRDAEGLSQHLQSKGVARVLLTAPGKGELKNIVHGINHRTIEDTDQIVSAASCTTNAITPVLKAINDKFGVVHGHVETVHSFTNDQNLIDNFHKGDRRGRSAALNMVITETGAAKAVAKALPELLGKLTGSSIRVPTPDVSLAILNLSLENGTTKDEVNEYLREMSLHSDLRKQIDYIDSPEVVSTDFVGSRRAGIVDGLATISNEKNLVLYVWYDNEFGYSCQVVRVMEEMAGVNPPSFPAKETASALAAIAV, from the coding sequence GTGAGCCAGACGTCAGATTCTTGTCTTGATACGTGGATGGGCCGCGAGGCCCTCGCCGAGGCCATGATTCCGGTGATCGGCCGGCTGTACCGCGAAAACAACGTGGTCACCAGCATCCATGGCCGGAGCCTGATCAACAAGTCCACCATGAACATCCTCAAGGCGCACCGCTTCGCCCGCAGGATGAGCAAGGACGAACTGCTGCTGGAGGAAACCGCTCCGCTGCTGAACACCCTGGCCGGGCTGGAGCTCGGTGCCGCAGCGATCGATATCGCCCGGCTGAACCAGAAGTTCAAGGAGGAGGGCGGCGACGCTACCCTGGAGGAGTTCCTCCGCGAAGAGCTGGCTGAGATCGTGGGCAAGCATGGCGGCGACGACCGCACCAGCACCGACGTGGTGCTTTACGGCTTTGGCCGCATCGGCCGCCTTCTGGCGCGCCTCCTGATCGAAAAGGCAGGCGGCGGGCACGGCCTGCGGCTGCGCGCCATCGTGGTCCGCAGGGGCTCCGACAACGACCTGTCCAAGCGCGCCAGCCTGTTGCGCCGCGACTCGGTCCACGGCTCCTTCGAAGGCACCATCCGCGTGGACGAGGCGGCCAATACCATCACCGCCAACGGCGTCCAGGTACAGGTCATCTACTCGGACAACCCCGCCACCATCGACTACACCGCTTACGGCATCAACAATGCACTCGTTGTGGACAACACCGGACGCTGGCGTGACGCCGAGGGCCTTTCCCAGCACCTGCAGAGCAAGGGCGTGGCACGGGTGCTGCTGACTGCCCCGGGCAAGGGTGAGCTGAAGAACATCGTTCATGGCATCAACCACCGCACCATCGAGGACACGGACCAGATTGTGTCCGCGGCTTCATGCACCACGAACGCCATCACCCCGGTCCTGAAGGCCATCAACGACAAGTTCGGCGTGGTCCACGGCCATGTCGAGACGGTCCACTCCTTCACCAATGACCAGAACCTCATCGACAACTTCCACAAGGGTGACCGGCGCGGGCGCTCGGCCGCGCTGAACATGGTGATCACCGAGACCGGAGCAGCCAAGGCTGTGGCCAAGGCCCTGCCCGAACTGCTGGGCAAGCTCACCGGCAGCTCCATCCGCGTCCCCACCCCGGACGTTTCCCTGGCCATCCTGAACCTGAGCCTGGAAAACGGGACCACCAAGGACGAGGTCAACGAATACCTCCGGGAGATGTCGCTGCACTCTGACCTGCGCAAGCAGATCGACTACATCGACTCGCCTGAGGTTGTTTCCACGGACTTCGTCGGTTCCCGGCGTGCGGGCATCGTGGACGGCCTTGCCACGATCTCGAACGAGAAGAACCTGGTGCTCTATGTCTGGTACGACAACGAGTTCGGTTACAGCTGCCAGGTGGTCCGCGTGATGGAAGAGATGGCCGGAGTCAACCCGCCGTCCTTCCCCGCCAAGGAGACGGCCTCGGCCCTGGCCGCTATCGCCGTCTGA
- the epsC gene encoding serine O-acetyltransferase EpsC produces the protein MGFFARLKEDLDAARSHDPAARGSFENFFAYSGLHAIWIHRLTHRMWQNPALRFPARLLSQLGRSWTGIEIHPGATIGRRFFIDHGMGVVIGETAEIGEDVMIYHGVTLGGRSLARIKRHPTIGDRVTIGAGAKILGPITIGRDSAVGANAVVVKDAPPESIVTGVPAKWRHRDAQRETKPAVDPAEYDIEYRI, from the coding sequence GTGGGCTTTTTCGCAAGACTAAAGGAAGACCTCGACGCCGCCCGGTCCCACGACCCGGCGGCTCGAGGTTCTTTCGAGAACTTTTTCGCTTATTCCGGCCTGCACGCCATCTGGATCCACCGGCTGACGCACCGCATGTGGCAAAACCCGGCGCTCCGGTTTCCGGCGCGCCTCCTGTCCCAGCTGGGCCGGTCCTGGACCGGAATTGAGATCCATCCCGGTGCCACCATCGGCCGGAGGTTCTTCATCGACCACGGCATGGGTGTGGTGATCGGGGAGACCGCAGAGATCGGCGAGGACGTGATGATCTACCACGGCGTCACGCTGGGTGGACGTTCCCTGGCCAGGATCAAACGGCACCCCACCATCGGGGACCGCGTCACCATCGGCGCCGGCGCCAAGATCCTGGGGCCGATCACCATCGGCCGGGACAGTGCCGTGGGTGCCAACGCCGTAGTAGTCAAGGACGCGCCGCCCGAATCCATCGTCACTGGTGTTCCCGCCAAATGGCGGCACCGGGACGCGCAGCGGGAAACCAAGCCCGCCGTGGACCCGGCCGAATATGACATCGAATACCGGATCTAG
- a CDS encoding FadR/GntR family transcriptional regulator, whose amino-acid sequence MTTSLHHRAIENLGTRIVSGNLPAGHVMLAEQLEVELKVSRSVIREAVRVLQSLGLVETTKRVGIRVLPPSRWNPFDPQVIRWRLASDARGAQLRSLAELRAAVEPAAAELAAQNAPAPLRLELVDVAYAMRDAGHNGEVPRFLELDIQFHSLLLSGSGNEMFANLMGQVAETLTGRTVHGLMPDHPHEAALQWHVDVAEAISRGDSAAARDASDRIMRRTMSQMSDTWTEQPRVFIPVRR is encoded by the coding sequence ATGACCACCAGCCTGCACCACCGTGCCATCGAGAATCTTGGCACCCGTATTGTCTCGGGCAACCTGCCCGCCGGACACGTGATGCTGGCCGAGCAGCTGGAGGTTGAACTGAAGGTTTCGCGGTCGGTCATCCGCGAGGCGGTGCGCGTCCTGCAGTCCCTTGGCCTGGTGGAAACCACCAAGCGCGTGGGCATCAGGGTGCTGCCGCCCAGCCGCTGGAATCCCTTTGACCCGCAAGTCATCCGGTGGCGCCTGGCCAGCGACGCCCGGGGAGCCCAGCTGCGCTCACTGGCGGAGCTGCGCGCCGCCGTCGAACCCGCGGCGGCAGAGCTTGCCGCCCAGAACGCACCGGCGCCGCTGCGCCTCGAGCTGGTGGACGTTGCCTATGCAATGCGCGACGCCGGGCACAACGGTGAGGTGCCACGCTTCCTGGAGCTGGATATCCAGTTCCATTCGCTGCTGCTCTCCGGCTCCGGCAATGAGATGTTTGCCAACCTGATGGGCCAGGTGGCCGAGACGTTGACCGGACGCACCGTTCATGGCCTCATGCCCGACCACCCGCACGAGGCCGCCCTGCAATGGCACGTGGATGTAGCGGAGGCCATTTCCAGGGGTGACAGCGCCGCGGCGCGGGACGCCTCGGACCGGATCATGCGCCGGACCATGTCCCAGATGTCGGATACGTGGACGGAGCAACCGCGGGTATTCATCCCCGTTAGGCGATGA
- a CDS encoding Nif3-like dinuclear metal center hexameric protein: protein MDTDVTGPEKHDGEHHDGEAPSGGESVEQPQAPTLGELLLAVEELWPESLAENWDEVGLVAGHPSAPVTRVMFAVDPTLEVIDEAVAWGAELLITHHPLLLKGVTTVAATTAKGRAVHRLIESGTALLTVHTNGDSAVGGVSDVLADALGLQDVAPLTVAANGLPEEGIGRVGDLADAMTLGDFAARVFGILPSVAGGVRVSGDKDGLVRRIAVCGGAGDSLFNEVRASNADVYVTADLRHHPASEAREAALNGRPYLVDVSHFASEWLWLPAAAAALGNVLADQGHEVEIQVSTTNSDPWDFILTPG from the coding sequence GTGGACACCGACGTTACCGGACCGGAGAAACACGACGGCGAACATCACGACGGCGAGGCCCCTTCCGGCGGGGAGTCGGTTGAGCAGCCCCAGGCTCCCACACTGGGCGAGCTGCTCCTGGCAGTGGAGGAACTGTGGCCGGAGTCCCTGGCAGAGAACTGGGACGAGGTGGGACTGGTGGCAGGACATCCCTCCGCGCCGGTCACGCGGGTGATGTTTGCAGTGGATCCCACACTGGAGGTTATTGACGAGGCAGTGGCCTGGGGCGCCGAGCTCCTGATCACCCACCATCCGCTGCTGCTCAAGGGTGTCACCACGGTTGCCGCCACCACTGCCAAAGGAAGGGCCGTCCACCGGCTCATCGAGTCGGGCACCGCCCTGCTGACAGTCCACACCAACGGTGATTCCGCCGTCGGAGGCGTTTCCGATGTCCTGGCCGACGCCCTCGGCCTGCAGGACGTCGCCCCGCTCACTGTTGCCGCGAACGGCCTTCCGGAAGAAGGGATCGGCCGGGTGGGGGACCTGGCGGACGCCATGACACTGGGTGATTTCGCGGCCCGGGTTTTCGGCATCCTGCCTTCCGTCGCCGGGGGAGTGCGTGTCTCCGGGGACAAGGACGGCCTGGTCCGCAGGATTGCCGTGTGCGGCGGCGCCGGGGACTCCCTGTTCAACGAGGTGCGCGCCAGCAATGCAGACGTTTACGTCACCGCGGACCTGCGCCACCACCCCGCCTCCGAGGCCAGGGAAGCTGCATTGAACGGCCGCCCGTATCTGGTGGACGTCTCGCACTTCGCCAGCGAGTGGCTGTGGCTGCCTGCCGCGGCTGCAGCCTTGGGCAACGTCCTCGCAGACCAGGGCCATGAGGTGGAAATCCAGGTCAGCACCACCAACAGCGATCCCTGGGACTTCATCCTCACTCCGGGCTAA
- the cysK gene encoding cysteine synthase A, with protein sequence MARIYDDVTQLVGGTPLVKLNRLSEGLNATVAVKLEFYNPANSVKDRIGVAIVDAAEKSGALKPGGTIVEGTSGNTGIALAMVGAARGYKVILTMPETMSTERRVMLRAFGAEIVLTPGSEGMRGAVEKAQEIVANTENSIWAQQFANEANPEIHRTTTAEEIWADTEGQVDIFVAGIGTGGTVTGVGQVLKERKPGVQIVAVEPKDSAILNGGAPGPHKIQGIGANFVPEILDTNVYDEVLDATLEDSVRVARELGVKEGILGGISSGAIVWGALELAKRPENAGKLIVAVVCDFGERYISTVLYDDIRG encoded by the coding sequence ATGGCACGGATTTATGACGATGTGACCCAGCTGGTGGGCGGCACCCCGCTGGTCAAGCTCAACCGGCTCAGCGAGGGGCTGAACGCCACTGTTGCCGTCAAGCTGGAGTTCTACAACCCGGCCAACAGCGTGAAGGACCGCATCGGTGTGGCCATCGTGGACGCCGCAGAGAAGTCCGGCGCCCTGAAGCCCGGCGGAACCATCGTGGAAGGCACCTCCGGCAACACCGGCATCGCCCTGGCCATGGTGGGTGCTGCCCGCGGTTACAAGGTCATCCTCACCATGCCGGAGACCATGTCCACCGAGCGCCGCGTGATGCTGCGCGCCTTTGGTGCCGAGATTGTCCTGACCCCCGGCTCGGAGGGCATGCGCGGCGCCGTGGAGAAGGCCCAGGAGATTGTTGCCAACACCGAGAACTCCATCTGGGCCCAGCAGTTCGCCAACGAGGCCAACCCGGAGATCCACCGCACCACCACGGCCGAGGAAATCTGGGCTGACACCGAAGGCCAGGTGGACATCTTCGTCGCCGGCATCGGCACCGGCGGAACCGTCACCGGCGTCGGCCAGGTCCTGAAGGAACGCAAGCCCGGCGTGCAGATCGTGGCCGTGGAGCCCAAGGACTCCGCCATCCTCAACGGCGGGGCACCGGGCCCCCACAAGATCCAGGGCATCGGCGCCAACTTCGTGCCGGAAATCCTGGACACCAACGTCTACGACGAAGTCCTGGACGCCACCCTCGAGGACTCTGTCCGCGTGGCCCGTGAGCTTGGTGTCAAAGAAGGCATCCTGGGCGGCATTTCCTCCGGCGCCATCGTCTGGGGCGCACTGGAGCTGGCCAAGCGCCCGGAGAACGCGGGCAAGCTGATTGTTGCCGTGGTCTGCGACTTTGGCGAGCGTTACATCTCCACGGTGCTCTATGACGACATCCGCGGCTGA
- a CDS encoding TspO/MBR family protein encodes MPANTDGQSTPGTSWRRVPSTGRQVAALVGFLALSYAVCILASIPIILHSNGWFASSTQAPWMPAGWMFRTVWIGLYACIGLSGWLVWRGGALAGRVLGYYGLQLVLNLAWPLMFFAMFPMLGSAALWLAFAIICALACVLVLLILEAGPVHNWAGLLVLPYFSWVVFSASLNLYSALHN; translated from the coding sequence GTGCCCGCGAATACTGATGGACAATCTACCCCCGGAACCTCATGGCGGCGCGTCCCCTCGACGGGCCGCCAGGTGGCCGCCCTGGTCGGATTTCTGGCTCTCTCCTATGCCGTCTGTATCCTGGCGTCCATCCCGATCATCCTGCACTCCAACGGCTGGTTCGCCAGCTCAACACAGGCACCATGGATGCCCGCCGGGTGGATGTTCCGTACAGTGTGGATCGGGCTCTATGCCTGCATCGGCCTGTCCGGATGGCTGGTGTGGCGCGGGGGAGCGCTGGCGGGCCGTGTTCTTGGTTACTACGGTCTGCAGCTGGTGCTGAACCTGGCGTGGCCGTTGATGTTCTTTGCCATGTTCCCCATGCTCGGTTCCGCTGCCCTGTGGCTGGCTTTCGCCATCATCTGCGCCTTGGCGTGTGTCCTGGTCCTGTTGATTCTGGAAGCAGGCCCGGTCCACAACTGGGCAGGACTGCTGGTTCTGCCCTACTTTTCGTGGGTAGTGTTCTCGGCCAGCCTCAATCTCTACTCGGCCCTCCACAACTAA
- a CDS encoding HNH endonuclease family protein, with protein MTVSWSAYRRARRRSRQAWAVLAVAAVSALAALIWFFSAGQFAAAEPAASGPTEAPVFDPAWMKPVVPVHAVPRGTALSALDGLAVKGRAAKDSYNREAFGQAWQDVDRNGCDTRNDILRRDLAGVLFVAGSKCRVAAGSFHEPYTGQFVDFRRGSDSSRAVQIDHVVALGDAWQKGAQGLTAAQRQSLANDPLNLIAADGPANQQKSAGDAATWLPKNTSIRCHYVARQISVKAAYGLWVTEAEKEAMKRVLGSCPGQRTVSAR; from the coding sequence ATGACCGTGAGCTGGTCCGCCTACCGGCGTGCCCGCCGTCGTTCCCGGCAGGCGTGGGCAGTACTGGCCGTGGCTGCGGTTTCAGCTCTCGCAGCCCTGATCTGGTTCTTTAGCGCAGGCCAGTTCGCCGCAGCCGAGCCGGCCGCGTCCGGGCCCACGGAGGCGCCGGTGTTTGATCCGGCCTGGATGAAACCCGTAGTACCGGTGCATGCCGTGCCCCGGGGCACCGCACTCTCCGCGCTGGACGGCCTTGCCGTTAAAGGCCGCGCCGCCAAGGACTCGTACAACCGCGAAGCGTTCGGCCAGGCCTGGCAGGACGTTGACCGGAACGGCTGCGATACACGCAACGACATCCTGCGGCGGGACCTTGCCGGCGTGCTGTTCGTCGCAGGCTCGAAGTGCCGGGTTGCGGCCGGCTCCTTCCATGAACCCTATACCGGCCAGTTTGTGGACTTCCGGCGCGGCTCGGACAGCAGCCGTGCAGTCCAGATCGACCACGTGGTCGCTCTGGGGGACGCCTGGCAGAAGGGTGCCCAAGGACTGACTGCGGCGCAGCGGCAGAGCCTGGCCAACGATCCGCTGAACCTCATCGCCGCGGACGGCCCGGCGAACCAGCAGAAGAGCGCCGGCGACGCCGCTACCTGGCTGCCGAAAAACACTTCGATCCGCTGCCACTACGTGGCGCGCCAGATTTCCGTGAAGGCAGCCTACGGCCTGTGGGTCACGGAAGCGGAAAAGGAAGCCATGAAGCGCGTCCTCGGGTCCTGTCCGGGCCAGCGGACCGTATCAGCCCGCTAA
- a CDS encoding D-2-hydroxyacid dehydrogenase produces MMNSMTSPLTVAIAVPLEAELVDRIRAVDPSVTVLYEPELLPPERYPADHAGDPAFQRSPDQEERYWAMVNQAQVLYGLPNESPAGLARVARENPHLQWVHAMAAGAGGAVKASGLDQETLQKFKVTTSAGVHALPLAEFATMGILNGFKRTAELVRDQEAKVWPELRTPTRLVSGSTLVVAGLGEIGLETSRLARALGMKVSGTKRTVGPLEGIEEVATNDGLPALLAAADAVVNTLPGTPYTEKLFDRDVFAAMKPGTVFVNVGRGTVVDEEALLEALDNGQVSYACLDVFAVEPLPQDSPLWSHPNVLVSPHTSALSAAENRLITERFCGNLRIFLDGGELTHLVDTVHFY; encoded by the coding sequence ATGATGAACAGCATGACCTCTCCTCTTACTGTGGCCATTGCCGTCCCCCTCGAAGCTGAGCTAGTGGACCGCATCCGCGCCGTTGACCCGTCCGTCACCGTGCTGTACGAGCCCGAACTCCTGCCGCCGGAGCGGTATCCGGCCGACCATGCCGGTGATCCTGCTTTCCAGCGATCGCCGGACCAGGAGGAACGGTACTGGGCCATGGTCAACCAAGCACAGGTCCTCTACGGATTGCCCAACGAAAGCCCTGCAGGCCTTGCCCGCGTCGCACGCGAAAACCCGCACCTCCAGTGGGTGCACGCCATGGCGGCGGGAGCCGGCGGGGCGGTCAAGGCCTCCGGCCTGGATCAGGAAACGCTGCAGAAGTTCAAGGTGACAACCTCCGCAGGAGTCCATGCCCTGCCGTTGGCCGAGTTCGCCACCATGGGAATCCTCAACGGCTTCAAGCGCACCGCGGAGCTGGTCCGCGACCAGGAAGCCAAGGTCTGGCCAGAGCTGCGTACCCCCACCCGGCTGGTGAGCGGTTCCACGCTTGTTGTTGCCGGCCTGGGTGAGATCGGACTGGAAACATCACGCCTTGCCCGCGCCCTGGGCATGAAGGTCAGCGGCACCAAACGAACGGTGGGACCGCTGGAAGGCATCGAGGAGGTTGCCACCAACGATGGCCTTCCGGCCCTCCTGGCCGCGGCAGATGCCGTGGTCAACACACTGCCGGGAACGCCGTACACGGAAAAGCTCTTTGACCGCGACGTGTTCGCTGCGATGAAGCCGGGCACGGTCTTCGTCAATGTGGGCAGGGGAACCGTGGTGGACGAGGAAGCGCTCCTCGAGGCGCTGGACAACGGGCAGGTCTCCTACGCATGCCTGGACGTTTTCGCGGTGGAGCCCCTCCCGCAGGACAGCCCGCTGTGGAGCCACCCGAACGTACTGGTCTCGCCCCACACCTCCGCCCTCAGCGCAGCGGAAAACCGCCTGATCACCGAGCGCTTCTGCGGAAACCTCCGGATCTTCCTGGACGGCGGGGAACTCACCCACCTCGTGGACACTGTGCATTTCTACTGA
- a CDS encoding YaaA family protein translates to MLILLPPSEGKTPAVRGSAVDWPSLSFPQLNTYRAKVLDALGTVSAHEDALALLGVGASLKDDVERNTRLHAEPAAPAHQIYSGVLYDALGYKTLTPAQRRKADESVLVVSALWGAIRFADSVPAYRLSMGTALPDVGRLASFWKPQLSDVLAEAASGHLLVDCRSSTYAAAWAPPAAHTVTVNVFTEVNGVRKVVSHFAKHTRGELARHLLARRGKAPATPSDLLKAAREKWEAELLAGSARKPHALNIILPG, encoded by the coding sequence GTGCTGATTCTCCTTCCCCCCTCCGAAGGCAAGACACCCGCGGTCCGCGGATCCGCCGTCGACTGGCCTTCCCTCAGCTTCCCGCAGTTGAACACGTACCGGGCCAAAGTGCTGGACGCGCTGGGAACGGTGAGCGCCCATGAGGACGCCCTGGCCCTGCTCGGTGTGGGAGCGTCCCTGAAGGACGACGTCGAGCGGAACACGCGGCTGCACGCGGAACCTGCTGCTCCGGCCCACCAAATCTATTCCGGCGTGCTCTATGACGCGCTCGGCTATAAGACGCTGACCCCGGCGCAACGGCGCAAGGCGGATGAGTCGGTGCTGGTGGTTTCGGCGCTCTGGGGCGCCATCCGTTTCGCCGACAGTGTTCCGGCCTACCGGCTGTCCATGGGCACGGCCCTGCCCGACGTCGGCCGCCTCGCCTCCTTCTGGAAACCGCAGCTCTCCGATGTGCTTGCCGAAGCCGCTTCCGGGCATTTGCTGGTGGACTGCCGTTCGAGCACTTATGCGGCGGCCTGGGCTCCCCCGGCGGCACACACCGTCACCGTCAACGTCTTCACCGAGGTCAACGGAGTCCGCAAGGTGGTCAGCCACTTTGCCAAGCACACCCGGGGCGAGCTGGCCCGGCACCTGCTGGCGAGGCGGGGCAAGGCGCCCGCGACGCCGTCGGACCTCCTGAAGGCTGCGCGCGAAAAGTGGGAGGCTGAACTCCTGGCGGGCTCGGCCCGGAAGCCCCACGCCCTGAACATCATCCTGCCGGGCTGA
- the msrA gene encoding peptide-methionine (S)-S-oxide reductase MsrA codes for MKTFVLGGGCFWCLDAVYQKTRGVSSVVSGYTGGHDPNPDYYSVCNGTTGHAEVVAVTFDEDVIPAEVILDMFFALHDPTTLNRQGYDVGTQYRSSMFYETTEEKILFEEAIERNQALWAHPIVTEVSRLPRFYVAEEFHQNYYAKHPEQGYCQVIINPKLAKARKYYSAWLNA; via the coding sequence ATGAAAACTTTTGTTTTAGGCGGAGGCTGCTTCTGGTGCCTTGACGCCGTTTACCAGAAGACCAGGGGCGTCAGCTCCGTCGTGTCCGGATACACCGGCGGACACGATCCGAATCCGGACTACTACTCGGTCTGCAACGGCACCACGGGACATGCCGAGGTGGTGGCGGTGACATTCGACGAGGATGTCATCCCCGCCGAGGTGATCCTGGACATGTTCTTCGCCCTGCACGACCCCACCACCCTCAACCGCCAGGGGTACGACGTGGGGACGCAGTACCGCTCGTCCATGTTCTACGAAACCACTGAAGAGAAGATCCTGTTCGAGGAAGCCATCGAACGGAACCAGGCTCTGTGGGCGCATCCCATCGTCACCGAAGTCAGCCGCCTCCCCCGGTTCTATGTCGCCGAGGAATTCCACCAGAACTACTACGCCAAGCATCCGGAGCAGGGATACTGCCAGGTGATCATCAACCCGAAGCTTGCAAAAGCCAGGAAATATTACTCTGCATGGCTTAACGCTTAG